Genomic DNA from Corylus avellana chromosome ca4, CavTom2PMs-1.0:
ttatttttaagggtaaagtccacttaacgccgtcaaactaccatttcaataacaatttatttcccaaactatcaattgcgacaattttcctccaaactattaaaacaatgacaatgtaccccccaatgctagcaaaatgacgaactTACTCCTATAGAactttcaataagacaaaaatacccttaaaattttgaaaaaaaataaataaattttattattttagtttttattttagtaagggtaatttcgtcattttgttaaaattgggggtacattatcattgttttggtagtttggaaggtaaattgtcgcaattgatagtttgagggagttaagttttttttttttttttttgacatgtctgcacaagaggagggagggggatttgaactagtgacctcaacttcattaagtgtggtcccagtcgattgaactacctcttggggacagtttgagggagttaagtggactttacagTTTATCCTATTTTTAATGTCCATAAGGTATTCCTAATAATacttagagtctgtttgagattgcgtttgaaaaatagagcttttaagtcaaaaatagtttttgggcaaaagcttcatttttcagcttttcccaaaagtacgttttgacaatttttaagctttttgaatccttaaaaacgactttaaaatttttacaaaacaaatactttttttttttcaaacgaaatTTACTGTGAGATAGTGgctttaacttttttattaacGTAAGGAGACAATTCCTCCTAACTTTTGACTTTTCCTTTCAGGTTCAagtaagagttttttttaaaaaaagtggcTGAATCAACGACATATATATTtgtcccttttatttttagacACGCCACTGTTTTTTCCTCTTTGTCTAAATTATCTTGGGTTGAATTAGACAATATATGTAATTGGCTgatgaactttttatttttttattcaataatgggACAAGAATTACAGTGAAAAAAACAACCGAAACGAagtgggctccccaacaacaaaaCTTAAACATAAAAGGCAATATAgagatgaaaatgaaaacaaacatgTAGGTAATAGAACCAAAAAGAATTTGGGCCTCTCTAATGGCCACACAAAATGGTATACAAGGACAAAAGAGCTCGATTTAGAAGGTCCACCTGCTAAGGTGCCTAATTTGGCTAGTAGGTCACATATTTGAGAATGAGCtgagttttaaaattatgtttaagttCAACCTGCCAAGGCTTGAGCCTAGGAGCTCGAGCTTGAACTCAGCTAAAGAACCCATTCGAGCCGAGTTGGGTACTTGACTGGCTCGTCTCAGTTCAAACTTGTTTAATTTTcgagttaaaaaaataaagtttaacgGCCTAACCGAGCAAAACTTGAGCTCGAACTTAGTTAAAAGACTTAGCCGAGCTGTTGGGGAGTACTTGACTAGCTTGGTTagcgatttatttatttttttaattttttgagttaaaagaaataaaaattaaaaaaattataactttttATTCATTAGTAACATTCTACCATGTACaagaataatatgaaaaaagattacaaataaaataaaaaataaagaactttacataaataaataaaatacaaaacaaaataaaaataaaaactccgTAAAACTTCACCATAAAATATCACCTTGCATACActcaaaaaaaagttatagtacAGAATAGtaaaaagtatggaaaacatgGTTTACTTTCCTTTCCCCAAAGCAGTGCCAGCGCCAAAGTCTCCTCGATGCCCATATGACAAGCTTTTGTCTCCTGTAAactatagcaatttttaatgtcCGTTCTCAACTTTAAATATTTGCAATATAGAATTTTGATCTTTCAGGCCCTTTCAATCACACCCTCTCTGTTAGTACTTTCGTTAATTTCtactaagaaaacaaaaataacaaagatattcctttattaaataaaaaagtgaaaaaaataggaaaaattgcAAACGGCCACGCTATGTGTCgttttttcagaatttttttttttaaaaaaaaatttttctaatttttttgaacTAAGGgtatagttttgtttttataaattttatagaagtAAAACGGATATTTGACATGATAGCTATTTAAGTtcgcaaaataataataaaaaaagagttaaaataCTTTTTGCCCCTTGTggtttattgattttatttttacccaCCTGAATTTCAATTCGTATTGCAAATAGTACTCCACTTGTTAATTAAAACGGAGTTAGCACTCCCGTCCAACTTCCATCCAAAAAACTGACAAAAGTCCATGTCaacccaatatttttttaatttttaatactaCTCCTTGCCATGTGTCAACTTTTTATTGGGATGATGTGcacttttgttagtttttttgaaTGAAAGTTGGAGACGAGtgctaattttgttttaatcaatAAGTTGAGTACCATTTGTAATATAAATTGAAACTCAAgtaggtaaaaataaagttgttaaaccacatgagggtaaaaagtatttaacccaaaaaaagatGTTGGGAGAGTAATTGAAAATAAGTGAAAGATTAAAAGCCCccattacaaaatttttaaagtttagaaagGATGTTGAGAATTGCTTAGTTTTCCCTTAAGTAAAACTTGTGAATGAACCAGAATCCCTGAAATCCCAACTGCAGGAATCCAAAGAAGCCTCCAACGTTGCAAAATGATAATCCATGGCTAATCTCACAACCTGTCTTCGTAGGTTTCGTTATTAGGCCCACATTCGAGCTTAATACCAAATCAAAGGTTCAAAAGGCTGGTGGTGGACCTGGTGGCAAGGTGATAGTGTTACCTCTGACACGGTTAATCTTCTGATGAGGCCTCACTTCTTGGCATGTATGGAGGCAAAATGGCACAAAATCAACAGAACTGAAAATGATGACGATGAATACCAATAGAAAGAACCAAAAGCTCGTGGCTCAAGAATTCAGAATGTCCCAACTTCTTTGCATGTATGAAGGCAAAGGAGCAACCAACTCAAGGTTTTCTACTTCAGAAAGATCATAGTCTGAAGAACACTGTACATTTCGCAAAGCGAGAGACATGTCGGGCAATAGCATTTGCTTGCAATGAAGATGAAGGCGAGGATGCTTCTCGGAGATACTTCCACTCTCCAAATCAAGGCCAAAGGGAATGGTCTTCCCTTTGCTTACATTctcatttgatttcttttcaagATTAGGCCAAGGAAAATGTTTCCACTTCCTATGAGCTTGCCATCCATATTTGAGGTCTCCAACTATCGGTGTTCCCAATACCTCAGCACAGTGTACACGGAGCTGTGTTTCCCATATCGGGGACAAAGGATTTTCATAAAGCAAATGATGAGTCAGGgaccaacaagaaaaaaaggacGCATTTCACACATGAACAGATAGCATATAGCTGCCCGTACCTGGTGCTTTCTACCAGTCAGAGGAGAAAGCTCTAGCCATGTGCAACCTGCATGATTACCACTAGTATAAGAAGCAAGTACAAGGCATGTTATATCGACAAACTTCTACAAGAATAATCAAGATAGTCAAGGATGTGTTTCTGattcctttttatatatatggttggAGGGTAacagaacaaaaataattttgatagGAATTCTATGTGGGGGTATGAACGAAATGGGTATGTTTTCCAGAGGGCGGAGGATTTGGAAAGATGTGGATATGGATATGGATCTGGATCTGCTTGCTTGGCTGAGCATCGAACAGGTTTGGACCCAAATAGATTCACACAGCTCATGTTTCTCAAACTCTTGAGACAGAAAGAGAGAGGTGGGGATCAAAGAACGAAGATGACGTTTTTTCTTTAACACTGCCATGTCAGTATGCTAGCCTGTCTTCgtacccctagcatttctccaTTCAAAATTACGCTGGCCAAATGATAAATAATACTCATATGCGCTTTTTTGAAGATTATCAAAGTTTCTGACCAGAAATGACTTGCAATGCTCTCCATTAGTATAAAGGGAAATTCaagcttttagaagaaaatcTGCAATTACGTCATATAGCTGGAATCTTGAGAGTTGTGGCTTGCTGACTTTTTTTGGCTACTGTTTGTGAAGTTGGCTGTTTGGTTGGTTGTAGTGCAAATGTGCAATATGTCTGTTGTGAGACTTTGCTGGTGTAGGTTGTCTTTGGTTAATGTTTCTTTTACACTTTAGTTCATTTGTTTGTCTCTGCTTGGCTGAGTGTAGGGTTGGTTTCCTGAGGGACTTTGTAAGTGGAGGGTCTAGCACTTGGTTGCTAGGGTGTGTACAGATTGTTCTCTTCTATACAAATTTACTAATtcatcctaaaaaaaaaaaaaaaggattattaAGTAAAACTTGAAATGAAAATCATCGCTAACCATGACATGAAGATTTAAGTACTCTATACTCTGTTATTGCATGCTGAGCTGACATATTTTGGCCATTATCAATGACTGTGATCCGATCAGATTTTCCATTGTCCACCACCATCTAAATACAatcacattaaaaataaatatataataagtaaacagaaactaaaaataaaatattaataaaaactatTGTCATATCTGTCTGCAGATGGTTATCATTTTGGATTGAATAATATAATCCAACTCTTGAAAGTTATTGGCTGAACACGGCAGTAAAATTGTTCTGCTATATCTTGGAACATGTCCTTTGTTGAGCCATAGACCCAAAACTACTAAGGTAATGTACTAGCATATGCAGAATAGCAGCATCATCAATGCAGTTTGGTGATGCCAAAGCAACCAGGCAAGTGAGGCATCTCCTACATGGTGTCTACGTGACTACGACCCAATTCCAACAACAAaccatatatttattaattatgagtCAGCTTATTATCTCATTATTCATTCATCAGTAACATAGTTGTGTACTGCACATGGTTACCAttgcaaatttaaaaaattaggatGCCTACTCAGAGTAATCAGAataatcatttatttgattatgaACCGTTAGCTTCTAAATCATTGGATGGCTTGCAATTTTCTGATCATCTTGATTATTGCTTACCATGATTTCACAAGTAAAAACCATTTAGCTGAAGAAATGGGCAATTCTAAATGTGCCACATGTCCAGCAAGATTATTTATGGACCGCTATAGCCACACAGCAAGATTACTTGGTAATGGCATTTGAACTTTAACTGTGCCACAAAATGGTAAGGTTCATGATTGAagagtataaaaaataaaaaaagctttaGTAACTGTAAGTTCAAACACTCAAATAAATTATGACTTCAAATCAACAGCTGTTAAGAATCAAGATGTCCTTACCTTCCCCAATGGGGCTGAAATTAACCCCTTTGGACGTCTTGGAGACCCAATCACAAGTGCCCAATACCTTCTTTGCAGGATTCTTTCTTCATTGCCAACGTCCTTAAGATATACAATCAAGTTGAATTGTTACCAACTAATGGGAGTCCACTTCCCATATGCATTTAGGCTTCTAAAAAACAGGGAATAGATGACTACTCACATCTTTTGCTCCAAAAGTTCTCTCACGAAAGATGGAATGTAGAGCTGTTGCACTTGTTTGTGTCCTTCCCATCACTAAGATTCCACTACTATCTCTATCAAGCCTGTGAACCTAAAAAGCACAATGCTTGGTTATGGCAATTTAGAGATTGATGATTATCCGTACATATAAGCAGTCTGCATAAGCAATTGTCGAAATTgtggaggaaaatgaaaaatataaaatagatagcaagggattttgaaatttgaatttttccatAGAATTCTTTAACcatccaaaagaaagaaatgtaATTTTCTGTAAATTCCAATTTCGTTTCAAttttggacccaaaaaaaaaaaaaaattctatttctgcATACCAATTGGATCCTAATGGTTTAAGTACAATGGAAGCTTCTATTATAttgcaagaaaaagaaaggatttaTTCCATGTATCTTGagagcagaaaaaaaaaaaggattcaaCTAAGGTAAGAATCAACCAATTAAGcaacatattattattttgaaccTTATTCATTTGAAATGCTAATAAATTTTCAAGATAGCATATATACCATAATGGTAGCATATCTCATATCTTTGCAAAGACCTCATAATTCAGAAGTAGCATACAGGTCGTGGACTCATTTCATTCCTGAGCAACTACCATGTATCTTGAGGAACATGTGCACAACGTGCAACAATGAACATTCATGATAGC
This window encodes:
- the LOC132178585 gene encoding RNA pseudouridine synthase 4, mitochondrial, translating into MLLRLINLLSPQSTTACGGVRRCIAVLHVSRSYYSTGKEPKENDNDDNKGGKWFTLPPFTPALNGAALGKEIYHGRALTKSDATTITALKWVLRCCPELPRSLVQKLFRLRQVRRESSDVQRERKLKRVAAKDSIDVGDRICLPITVRQLPLEKQDCHFNEEEVDFVRSLVLYKDPAIVVVNKPPGMPVQGGVGIKNSLDELAATCLSYDYSEPPRLVHRLDRDSSGILVMGRTQTSATALHSIFRERTFGAKDDVGNEERILQRRYWALVIGSPRRPKGLISAPLGKMVVDNGKSDRITVIDNGQNMSAQHAITEYRVLKSSCHGCTWLELSPLTGRKHQLRVHCAEVLGTPIVGDLKYGWQAHRKWKHFPWPNLEKKSNENVSKGKTIPFGLDLESGSISEKHPRLHLHCKQMLLPDMSLALRNVQCSSDYDLSEVENLELVAPLPSYMQRSWDILNS